A window from Mycolicibacterium tokaiense encodes these proteins:
- a CDS encoding RNA polymerase sigma factor, translating to MVELNGVFRREWGATVAALARWCGDLGVAEDAVQEACAEALRAWPRDGVPDNPGAWLLTVARNRARDRLRRESQRPAREFTAARNEALMRMDSTDPHPVRDDELRMMFTCAHPALERSSQLALTLRLVSGLTVAEIARALLQNEGAVGRRITRAKNKIRTTNIPLRVPPAELLAERLPHVLSCVYSVFTEGYWSTGGPSAVRDELCDEALRLSAELCALMPGDRECHALAALVLLHDSRRATRVDAARALVPLDEQDRRHWDRAKIARGLDRLRTAAGSAGPYLPQAVIAAAHACAPTWEQTNWVTICAAYDRLVSMTDSPVVRANRALALGFRDGPAAGLAAVEQVAHDPRLARSNLVPAVRGDLLRRAGRYTEAAESYRQALERNTSEPGRQFLRRRIAECSVNPAPSRRPR from the coding sequence GTGGTCGAGCTGAACGGCGTTTTCCGCCGCGAATGGGGTGCCACGGTGGCGGCGCTGGCGCGCTGGTGCGGGGACCTCGGTGTGGCCGAGGACGCCGTCCAGGAAGCCTGTGCCGAGGCGTTGCGCGCGTGGCCCCGCGACGGCGTTCCGGACAACCCGGGCGCCTGGCTGCTGACGGTGGCCCGCAACCGGGCGCGTGATCGTCTTCGTCGCGAATCCCAGCGCCCTGCCAGGGAATTCACTGCCGCCCGGAATGAGGCGCTGATGCGGATGGACAGCACCGACCCGCACCCGGTGCGCGATGACGAGCTGCGAATGATGTTCACCTGCGCCCACCCGGCGTTGGAGCGGTCCTCGCAGCTGGCGTTGACGCTGCGGCTGGTGTCGGGGCTGACCGTCGCCGAGATCGCCCGGGCGTTGCTGCAGAACGAGGGTGCGGTGGGGCGGCGAATCACCCGCGCGAAGAACAAGATTCGCACCACCAACATCCCGCTGCGGGTGCCGCCGGCCGAACTGTTGGCCGAGCGCCTGCCCCACGTGCTGTCGTGTGTGTATTCGGTGTTCACCGAGGGCTACTGGTCCACCGGCGGGCCGTCGGCCGTGCGCGACGAACTGTGTGATGAAGCGCTGCGCCTGTCCGCGGAGCTGTGCGCCCTGATGCCCGGCGATCGCGAATGCCACGCGCTGGCAGCACTTGTGCTGTTGCATGATTCACGGCGGGCGACGCGGGTGGACGCTGCCCGTGCGTTGGTTCCGCTGGACGAGCAGGACCGGCGGCACTGGGACCGCGCGAAGATCGCGCGCGGACTGGACCGGCTGCGTACCGCCGCCGGGTCCGCCGGCCCCTATCTCCCCCAGGCTGTGATCGCCGCCGCGCATGCGTGCGCCCCCACCTGGGAGCAGACGAACTGGGTGACCATCTGCGCGGCATACGACCGGTTGGTGTCGATGACGGACTCCCCCGTGGTCCGCGCCAATCGCGCCTTGGCTCTGGGCTTCCGGGACGGGCCCGCTGCGGGCTTGGCCGCGGTGGAGCAGGTGGCCCACGATCCCCGGCTGGCCCGGTCCAATCTGGTGCCTGCGGTGCGTGGCGACCTGTTGCGCCGGGCCGGCCGCTACACCGAGGCCGCCGAGAGTTACCGGCAGGCGCTGGAACGCAACACGTCCGAACCGGGCCGGCAGTTCCTGCGGCGGCGTATCGCCGAGTGCAGCGTCAATCCAGCACCGTCTCGTAGGCCGCGATAG
- a CDS encoding alpha/beta fold hydrolase — protein sequence MDIRSGYAKSGDLDIYYEDLGHPDDPAVLLIMGLGAQLLLWRDGFCQKLIDRGLRVIRFDNRDVGLSSKLDGQKADTNQYASMARSLVGRPSPAVYTLEDMADDAAAVLAHLGIGNAHIVGASMGGMIAQVFAARHAGTTNSLGVIFSSNNRAALPPPDPRALFAVIKGPRPDSPREVIIDNAVRVNKIIGSPGYPTPAETVRADVIAGYDRSFYPWGVARQFGAILGSGSLLRYNRQITAPTVVIHGLADKLMRPAGGRSIATTIPRARLVLFPGMGHELPEQLWDQIVGELGVTFAEGASAPRSDALGSAG from the coding sequence ATGGACATCCGCAGCGGTTACGCCAAGTCCGGCGATCTGGACATCTACTACGAAGACCTCGGGCACCCGGACGATCCCGCTGTCCTGCTGATCATGGGCCTGGGCGCGCAGCTGCTGCTGTGGCGAGATGGCTTCTGCCAGAAGCTGATCGACCGCGGGCTGCGGGTCATCCGCTTCGACAACCGCGACGTCGGGCTGTCCAGCAAGCTGGACGGGCAGAAGGCGGACACCAACCAGTACGCCAGCATGGCGCGCTCACTGGTGGGCCGCCCCAGCCCGGCGGTCTACACCCTGGAAGACATGGCCGACGACGCCGCCGCGGTGCTGGCGCATCTGGGCATCGGCAACGCGCACATCGTCGGCGCCTCGATGGGCGGGATGATCGCGCAGGTGTTCGCGGCCCGGCACGCCGGCACCACCAATTCGCTGGGCGTCATCTTCTCCAGCAACAACCGCGCCGCGCTGCCGCCCCCGGATCCGCGGGCGCTGTTCGCCGTCATCAAGGGGCCGCGACCGGACTCCCCGCGTGAGGTCATCATCGACAACGCGGTGCGCGTCAACAAGATCATCGGCAGCCCCGGCTACCCGACCCCGGCCGAGACGGTGCGCGCGGACGTCATCGCCGGGTACGACCGCAGCTTCTACCCCTGGGGAGTGGCCCGGCAATTCGGCGCCATCCTGGGCAGCGGCAGCCTGCTGCGCTACAACCGTCAGATCACCGCGCCCACGGTGGTGATCCACGGGCTGGCGGACAAGCTGATGCGTCCGGCCGGCGGGCGGTCCATCGCGACGACGATCCCGCGCGCCCGGCTGGTGCTATTCCCCGGCATGGGGCACGAGCTACCCGAGCAACTGTGGGACCAGATCGTCGGTGAGCTGGGCGTGACGTTTGCCGAGGGCGCGTCGGCGCCACGCTCGGATGCGCTCGGTTCTGCCGGCTGA
- a CDS encoding cyclopropane mycolic acid synthase family methyltransferase: protein MSDKSAGTKDLTPHFEDIQAHYDLSDDFFGVFQDPTRKYSCGFFTGPNATLSEAQIANVDQHLDRLQLEPGMTLLEVGCGWGLTLQRAVEKYDVNVIGLTLSKNQKAYCDQLLAKIDTARTFDVRLEGWEQFEGSVDRIVSIEAFEHFGFERYDAFFKTCYDSLPDGGRMTIQSSCGYHPNDLMARGKKLTFELARFAKFIGEVIFPGGRIPTTKMMVEHGEKAGFTVPEVLSLRNHYIKTLGIWAARLEQHKDEAIAAAGEQSYNDYMRYLTGCQYYFVDEALDVSLVTYVK, encoded by the coding sequence ATGTCTGACAAATCCGCAGGTACCAAGGACCTGACACCTCACTTCGAGGACATCCAGGCCCACTACGATCTCTCGGACGATTTTTTCGGGGTGTTCCAAGACCCCACGCGCAAGTACAGCTGCGGCTTCTTCACCGGGCCCAACGCCACGCTGTCGGAGGCGCAGATCGCCAACGTCGATCAGCACCTGGATCGGCTGCAGCTCGAGCCCGGCATGACGCTGCTCGAGGTGGGCTGCGGCTGGGGCCTGACCCTGCAGCGCGCGGTGGAGAAGTATGACGTCAACGTCATCGGCCTGACGCTGAGCAAGAACCAGAAGGCCTACTGCGACCAGCTGCTGGCCAAGATCGACACCGCCCGCACCTTCGACGTCCGCCTCGAGGGCTGGGAGCAGTTCGAGGGCTCCGTCGACCGCATCGTGTCCATCGAGGCCTTTGAGCATTTCGGTTTCGAGCGCTATGACGCCTTCTTCAAGACCTGCTACGACAGCCTGCCCGACGGCGGCCGGATGACCATCCAGAGCAGCTGCGGGTACCACCCGAACGACCTGATGGCCCGCGGCAAGAAGCTCACCTTCGAGCTGGCGCGCTTCGCCAAGTTCATCGGTGAGGTGATCTTCCCCGGTGGCCGCATCCCGACCACGAAGATGATGGTCGAGCACGGCGAGAAGGCCGGCTTCACCGTGCCGGAAGTGCTGTCGCTGCGCAATCACTACATCAAGACGCTCGGCATCTGGGCGGCCCGGCTGGAGCAGCACAAGGACGAGGCAATTGCCGCCGCGGGTGAGCAGTCGTACAACGACTACATGCGCTACCTCACCGGCTGCCAGTACTACTTCGTCGATGAGGCGCTGGACGTCAGTCTGGTCACCTACGTCAAGTAA
- a CDS encoding flippase, with amino-acid sequence MAWLLLERGVQLVTGLAVSILLARYLGASQFGELNFLISLVALLAPLAALGLNHILTKYFVEDPDNADRAAGTAMALRFGGGFVAIAVAQIVLLFVRPGDGWSQIFGLYLGVGALFNAFLVIEFWFLAKVESRFVAIAKIVGALISVATKALAVMLGADFQVFVILTALDYVVVGLLLLVAYQIRTKGVARLRASLSTAGRQLGQSWWLILSGLTATVNLKIDQVMLGVISTPTEVGLYAVAARLSEVWYFVPEIIVSSLFASILRARLDDPEAYQKQLQKVYTLLAWLGISVAVVATVIGPPLIRLLYGQEYSASGTLLVVHIWAGVFMSMRALFSKWLIAEELLKFSLYTQAAGAVTNVLLNLLLIPVYGAMGAAVSTVISYGISSFGALLLTARTRQPAKMMILALFAPALAICHAISRRLSRGSRHV; translated from the coding sequence GTGGCGTGGCTGCTCTTGGAACGTGGTGTCCAACTCGTCACCGGCTTGGCCGTAAGCATCCTGCTAGCCAGGTATCTAGGAGCGAGCCAGTTCGGTGAACTGAACTTCCTGATATCACTGGTCGCGCTGCTTGCTCCATTGGCCGCGCTCGGTTTGAACCACATTCTGACCAAGTACTTCGTCGAGGATCCTGACAACGCCGACCGTGCCGCCGGGACTGCGATGGCTCTCAGGTTCGGCGGCGGCTTCGTCGCTATCGCAGTCGCCCAGATTGTGTTGCTGTTCGTTCGGCCGGGGGACGGATGGAGTCAGATCTTCGGGCTGTATCTTGGGGTGGGGGCGCTGTTCAACGCCTTCCTGGTGATCGAATTCTGGTTCTTGGCGAAGGTTGAATCTCGGTTCGTCGCGATTGCCAAGATTGTCGGGGCATTGATCAGCGTTGCCACCAAGGCGCTCGCGGTGATGCTTGGCGCCGACTTTCAGGTATTCGTCATTCTCACCGCACTCGACTATGTGGTGGTGGGCCTGCTTCTGCTGGTCGCCTATCAGATCAGAACCAAGGGTGTCGCGCGGTTGAGGGCCAGTCTCAGCACAGCCGGTCGACAGCTGGGGCAGTCCTGGTGGTTGATCCTGTCAGGTTTGACCGCGACGGTGAATCTGAAAATCGACCAGGTGATGCTCGGTGTGATCTCCACCCCAACCGAGGTGGGTCTGTATGCAGTTGCGGCCCGACTCTCCGAGGTTTGGTACTTCGTACCCGAGATCATCGTGTCCTCACTCTTTGCGTCAATCCTTCGCGCCAGACTGGATGATCCCGAGGCGTACCAGAAGCAATTGCAGAAGGTTTACACGTTGCTCGCCTGGTTGGGCATCTCCGTTGCGGTAGTTGCGACGGTTATCGGTCCGCCGTTGATCCGGTTGCTCTATGGGCAGGAGTATTCGGCGTCAGGCACGCTGCTTGTCGTGCATATCTGGGCGGGCGTGTTCATGTCGATGCGCGCGCTCTTCAGCAAATGGCTTATTGCAGAAGAGTTGCTCAAATTCTCGCTGTACACACAAGCGGCAGGTGCGGTCACCAATGTTCTGCTGAACTTGTTGCTCATCCCTGTCTACGGGGCCATGGGAGCAGCCGTGTCCACGGTGATTTCCTACGGCATATCGTCTTTCGGAGCCTTGTTGCTGACCGCAAGGACCCGTCAACCCGCCAAGATGATGATCCTGGCGCTGTTCGCTCCAGCTTTGGCAATCTGCCACGCGATCTCGCGTCGACTGAGTCGCGGGTCTAGGCACGTCTGA
- a CDS encoding sugar transferase, which produces MTAVHDRLRDPANIGPRGATDPGRGKIPGWQRDYARRLIVVDAFGVIFAIGLAQWLRFGELPATEEVFQLESYTKVSIAIAAGWMLALAINRSRSTRIIGSGTEEYRRVVLATLSTFGAVAVISMLFKLEIARGYLMIALPTGIAILTVFRWLARKQVIKARANGECITRVLVVGNAPAVRDFTQALAREPWSEYRVVGACVCGPEDRKLIDVPGVGTVRAFGDESNIAAAVAATDCQAVAVTATERLDGRGIRDLSWELERLNIDLLVSPGVVDVAVPRLQMRPVAGLPLIHVEKPQYHGAKRFEKRLFDVVFSSAVLLAASPILLVVALAIKLTSRGPVFYRSERIGIDGTPFEMIKFRTMVQGADKLVSQLADQNESEGGVLFKIKEDPRVTPVGKFLRKFSIDELPQFINVLKRDMSVVGPRPPLASEVKTYDDYAKKRLLVKPGITGLWQVSGRSDLSWEDSVRLDMFYVENWTMISDMVIAVKTVRAVFTSSGAY; this is translated from the coding sequence ATGACGGCGGTACACGACCGACTACGCGACCCAGCAAACATCGGCCCAAGGGGCGCGACTGATCCTGGCCGCGGGAAGATACCCGGGTGGCAGCGTGATTACGCGCGCCGGCTGATCGTTGTTGATGCGTTTGGTGTGATTTTCGCAATTGGCCTGGCCCAGTGGCTGCGCTTCGGTGAGTTGCCGGCAACCGAGGAAGTTTTCCAGCTCGAGAGCTATACCAAGGTCTCCATCGCGATTGCTGCAGGCTGGATGCTGGCCTTGGCGATCAACCGGTCGCGCTCCACGCGGATCATCGGCTCAGGCACCGAGGAGTACCGACGGGTTGTCCTCGCCACGCTGTCGACCTTCGGTGCCGTCGCCGTCATCTCGATGCTGTTCAAGCTGGAGATCGCCCGCGGGTACCTCATGATCGCGCTGCCCACCGGCATCGCGATCCTCACGGTGTTCCGCTGGCTCGCCCGCAAGCAGGTCATCAAGGCCCGCGCCAACGGCGAGTGCATCACCCGCGTTCTGGTGGTCGGCAATGCGCCGGCGGTCCGGGACTTCACTCAGGCGCTGGCTCGCGAGCCGTGGTCGGAGTACCGCGTGGTCGGGGCCTGCGTCTGCGGCCCGGAAGATCGCAAGCTCATCGACGTTCCGGGTGTCGGCACCGTCCGCGCCTTCGGCGACGAATCCAATATCGCCGCCGCCGTGGCCGCCACCGACTGCCAGGCCGTGGCCGTTACTGCCACCGAGCGCCTGGACGGCCGCGGCATCCGCGACCTGTCATGGGAACTGGAGCGGCTCAACATCGACCTGCTGGTCTCACCCGGCGTGGTGGACGTCGCCGTCCCGCGCCTGCAGATGCGCCCGGTCGCCGGCCTGCCGCTGATCCACGTGGAGAAGCCTCAGTACCACGGTGCCAAGCGCTTCGAAAAGCGACTGTTCGATGTCGTGTTCTCCAGCGCGGTGCTGCTGGCCGCATCGCCGATCCTGTTGGTGGTCGCCCTGGCCATCAAGCTGACCAGCCGGGGCCCGGTGTTCTACCGCTCCGAGCGCATCGGCATCGACGGCACGCCGTTCGAGATGATCAAGTTCCGCACCATGGTGCAGGGCGCGGACAAACTGGTCAGCCAGCTCGCCGACCAGAACGAGAGCGAAGGCGGGGTGCTCTTCAAGATCAAGGAAGACCCCCGCGTCACGCCGGTCGGCAAGTTCCTGCGCAAGTTCAGCATCGATGAGCTGCCGCAGTTCATCAACGTCCTCAAGCGGGACATGAGCGTGGTGGGTCCGCGGCCGCCGCTGGCCAGTGAGGTCAAGACCTACGACGACTACGCCAAGAAGCGTCTGCTGGTGAAGCCCGGCATCACGGGACTGTGGCAGGTCAGTGGCCGCTCCGACCTCTCCTGGGAGGACTCGGTTCGCCTCGACATGTTCTACGTCGAGAACTGGACCATGATCTCCGACATGGTGATCGCCGTGAAGACGGTGCGCGCCGTGTTCACAAGCTCTGGCGCATACTGA
- a CDS encoding low molecular weight phosphatase family protein, which produces MCTGNICRSPTGERLAAAYAAELGIPDFVASSAGTRAVIGHPIHEKAAVVLEELGGDPSDFTARQLSEKLASKADLVLAMTRGHRDKVLGIAPRLLKRTFTLAEAAAIAAHPDAATIADLPLLRPRTPTQQLADVQDPIGLDAAVFESVGAQIATLLPPVMKLCARSSSD; this is translated from the coding sequence GTGTGTACGGGGAACATCTGCCGGTCGCCGACGGGCGAACGACTGGCCGCGGCTTACGCCGCCGAACTCGGCATCCCTGACTTCGTTGCCTCGAGCGCCGGTACCCGTGCGGTGATCGGCCATCCCATTCACGAGAAGGCTGCGGTGGTGCTGGAGGAGCTCGGCGGCGATCCGTCCGACTTCACGGCCCGACAGCTCTCTGAGAAGCTCGCGTCGAAGGCAGACTTGGTGCTCGCCATGACCCGCGGGCACCGGGACAAGGTCCTGGGCATTGCGCCTCGATTGCTCAAGCGGACCTTCACCTTGGCCGAGGCCGCCGCCATAGCCGCGCATCCGGATGCCGCCACCATCGCGGATCTACCGCTGCTCAGGCCGCGCACCCCCACACAACAGCTTGCAGACGTGCAGGACCCCATCGGGCTGGACGCTGCAGTCTTCGAGTCTGTCGGTGCTCAGATCGCCACACTCCTGCCTCCGGTCATGAAGCTGTGTGCCCGTTCGTCGTCCGACTGA
- a CDS encoding YciI family protein — MHYLAILRGPEPTGEYDAAAAEAIMAEYAHFSATAGDAIRAGDALAPAAEAVRIAGGVVTDGPFAEGAEIAGGYYVFEADNLDDALQLARGIPACKVGGVEVWPMVEWEAPAGPVGADWLALLLEPAGAEFPEPGTEQWDADVREHEKFGQACGAHILGGAALHPPSTATTVRVRDGEAIITDGPYAEGAEVAGGFYLLRAADRDEAVAVAAQIPVSVVELRQLANISVS; from the coding sequence ATGCACTATCTGGCAATTCTGCGGGGACCTGAACCCACCGGCGAGTACGACGCTGCCGCCGCTGAGGCGATCATGGCCGAGTACGCCCACTTCAGCGCTACGGCCGGGGATGCGATTCGAGCCGGGGACGCGCTGGCTCCGGCGGCGGAGGCGGTCCGCATTGCCGGCGGGGTGGTAACCGACGGCCCCTTCGCCGAAGGCGCCGAAATCGCCGGTGGCTACTACGTCTTCGAGGCGGACAACCTCGACGACGCCCTTCAGCTGGCCCGCGGCATCCCGGCGTGCAAGGTCGGCGGCGTCGAGGTCTGGCCGATGGTCGAGTGGGAAGCCCCGGCAGGTCCGGTGGGTGCCGACTGGCTCGCCTTGCTCCTGGAACCCGCCGGGGCGGAATTCCCCGAGCCCGGGACCGAGCAGTGGGACGCCGACGTGCGCGAGCACGAGAAGTTCGGCCAGGCCTGCGGCGCGCACATCCTGGGTGGCGCGGCACTGCATCCGCCGTCGACGGCCACCACGGTGCGGGTGCGTGACGGTGAGGCGATCATCACCGACGGCCCGTACGCCGAAGGGGCTGAGGTGGCCGGCGGGTTCTACCTGCTGCGGGCCGCCGACCGGGACGAGGCCGTCGCGGTCGCCGCGCAGATCCCGGTGTCGGTGGTCGAATTACGGCAACTGGCCAACATCTCCGTGTCCTAG
- a CDS encoding glycosyltransferase — protein sequence MGVDVHFFHLRWEGANRYAKVLSYFVKAFRTLLLLSKRRPTFVILQLPPTPALYVCALYVRIARIPLVVDCHNAAIMEHWGRWPLTGALLRRATVLAHNDHVATLAAQSFDLEPVVLRTGIMSADPDAAQGDETLKRLKLESQSYVLLPWSLHTDEPLEEALSAIRQMPTQRFVLTGDPRKIDPALASHLPPNLSVPGYLPTADFNELFAHAAAVLVLTTRELTQLSGMAEAMAFEVPAVISDTKTTRYLYDTAPVYVANEPDSIRAGLEEVLRTREVCIAELKTLRSKTEEEFERQVRTLIQTIGDARAPGSRCG from the coding sequence ATGGGAGTGGACGTCCATTTCTTCCATCTTCGATGGGAAGGCGCGAACCGGTACGCCAAAGTTCTGTCTTACTTTGTCAAGGCGTTCCGGACGTTATTGCTGCTGTCGAAACGGCGCCCGACGTTCGTCATCCTTCAACTACCGCCTACGCCAGCGCTGTATGTCTGTGCGCTCTATGTCCGGATCGCCAGGATCCCGCTCGTCGTCGATTGCCACAACGCCGCCATCATGGAGCATTGGGGAAGGTGGCCCCTGACTGGGGCTTTGCTGCGGAGAGCTACCGTCCTAGCGCACAACGATCACGTCGCAACACTGGCCGCCCAGAGCTTCGACTTGGAGCCAGTAGTTCTACGGACAGGCATCATGAGTGCCGATCCTGACGCAGCGCAAGGAGATGAGACTTTAAAGCGTCTGAAACTCGAGAGTCAAAGCTATGTCTTGCTTCCTTGGAGTCTCCACACCGATGAGCCGCTCGAGGAAGCTCTGTCTGCGATACGGCAAATGCCCACGCAGCGGTTCGTCCTGACCGGTGACCCGCGAAAGATCGACCCGGCGTTGGCGTCGCATCTGCCGCCCAATCTGAGCGTGCCCGGTTATTTGCCGACGGCGGACTTTAACGAGTTGTTCGCTCACGCAGCGGCGGTACTTGTCCTGACTACACGCGAACTCACCCAGTTGAGTGGCATGGCCGAAGCCATGGCCTTCGAGGTCCCGGCAGTCATCAGTGATACAAAAACTACGCGCTACTTGTACGACACTGCGCCCGTCTACGTCGCCAACGAGCCTGATTCGATTCGTGCAGGATTGGAAGAAGTACTGCGTACGCGAGAAGTGTGCATCGCGGAACTCAAGACGTTGCGGTCCAAAACGGAAGAAGAATTCGAACGTCAGGTCCGCACACTAATCCAGACGATTGGGGACGCGAGGGCGCCGGGTAGTCGCTGCGGCTGA
- a CDS encoding cyclopropane mycolic acid synthase family methyltransferase: MARKLKPHFADVQAHYDLSDEFFALWLDPSRTYSCAYFEQDDYTLEQAQRAKVDLALGKLGLEPGMTLLDVGCGWGGTMMRAIEKYDVNVIGLTLSKNQKERVEEVFAASDSPRTKEVRLEGWEDFNQPVDRIVSIGAFEHFGRDRWDDFFTKAYDVLPEDGVMLLHTITALTIPQMAERKIPLTFSVARFIKFILTEIFPGGYLPTIELAQEHAQKAGFTVTRTQSLQPHYAKTLDHWAAALEEHKDEAIAIQSQEVYDRYMHYLTGCADAFRKGYTDVCQFTLEKSASK; this comes from the coding sequence ATGGCGAGAAAACTGAAACCGCACTTCGCAGATGTGCAGGCCCATTACGACCTGTCTGATGAGTTCTTCGCACTCTGGCTGGACCCGTCGCGCACCTACAGCTGCGCGTACTTCGAGCAGGACGACTACACCCTGGAGCAGGCTCAGCGCGCCAAGGTGGACCTGGCACTGGGCAAGCTGGGTCTGGAGCCGGGTATGACGCTGCTCGACGTGGGTTGCGGCTGGGGCGGCACCATGATGCGCGCCATCGAGAAATATGACGTCAACGTCATCGGGCTGACGCTGAGCAAGAACCAGAAGGAACGGGTGGAAGAGGTGTTCGCCGCCTCGGACAGCCCGCGTACCAAGGAGGTGCGGCTGGAGGGCTGGGAGGACTTCAACCAGCCCGTCGACCGCATCGTGTCGATCGGCGCGTTCGAGCACTTCGGCCGGGACCGCTGGGACGACTTCTTCACCAAGGCCTACGACGTGCTGCCCGAGGACGGGGTGATGCTGCTGCACACCATCACCGCGCTCACGATTCCGCAGATGGCCGAACGCAAGATCCCGCTGACGTTCTCCGTCGCGCGGTTCATCAAGTTCATCCTCACCGAGATCTTCCCCGGCGGGTACCTGCCGACCATCGAGCTGGCCCAGGAGCACGCGCAGAAGGCCGGGTTCACCGTCACCCGCACCCAGTCGCTGCAGCCGCACTACGCCAAGACCCTCGATCACTGGGCCGCCGCGCTGGAGGAGCACAAGGACGAGGCCATCGCCATCCAGTCCCAAGAGGTCTACGACCGGTACATGCACTACCTCACCGGCTGCGCGGATGCGTTCCGCAAGGGTTACACCGATGTTTGCCAATTCACGCTGGAGAAGTCGGCGTCGAAGTAG
- a CDS encoding nitroreductase family protein: MALTFRKRVKRYLPSRYVDVARRWNGRAEAAAMRTAGKSRLLSYLYFGNWVSPFRREFYAVAYGRRMFNQSLQGATGATYFLRRSAHRIEKGLISRPRRSLFALDYIGQTVSAYRTEVERLSHDADLSKVDLQSLNWVTDVLGAYFDAVDSSPVTDSAREVFLEARALYREPDRVPESQKELVPYPFSSLESARVSYEDFLALSWRRRSVRWFEPKAVPRDSLDKAVAAASLSPSACNRQPYEFRIFDEPELVKKVAAVPMGTRGFSDNFPAVVVLIGRQRAYANHRDRHIIYIDGSLAAMSFIYALETMGLSSCAINWPDMEPQESAMAKLLGLEPDERVIMLIAVGYADPEGLIPYSQKLALDRVRSYNRAG, encoded by the coding sequence GTGGCACTGACTTTCCGGAAACGCGTGAAGCGATACCTGCCGTCTCGATATGTTGACGTTGCGCGCCGGTGGAACGGGCGCGCCGAGGCGGCAGCCATGCGCACTGCTGGGAAATCGCGGTTGCTCAGTTACCTGTACTTCGGAAACTGGGTGTCGCCGTTCCGCAGGGAGTTCTATGCGGTGGCTTACGGCCGCAGAATGTTCAACCAGAGTTTGCAGGGAGCCACCGGCGCGACCTATTTCCTCCGACGTAGTGCACACCGCATCGAGAAGGGCTTGATCTCTAGACCTCGTCGCTCGCTGTTCGCGCTCGACTACATCGGTCAGACAGTTTCCGCCTACCGAACCGAGGTCGAGCGGTTGAGTCACGACGCAGATCTGTCGAAAGTCGATCTGCAGTCACTGAATTGGGTGACGGACGTTCTTGGGGCGTACTTCGATGCCGTGGACAGCAGCCCGGTGACCGATAGCGCACGTGAGGTCTTTCTCGAGGCGAGAGCTCTCTACCGCGAGCCCGACCGCGTCCCGGAGTCTCAAAAAGAGCTCGTCCCCTACCCGTTCTCGAGTCTCGAATCGGCGCGAGTCTCCTACGAAGACTTTCTCGCGTTGAGCTGGCGGCGAAGGTCGGTCCGGTGGTTCGAGCCAAAAGCGGTGCCGCGGGACTCGCTTGACAAGGCTGTCGCCGCTGCGTCCTTGTCGCCGAGCGCGTGCAATCGCCAGCCATACGAGTTCAGGATCTTCGACGAGCCGGAGTTGGTGAAGAAGGTCGCGGCCGTACCGATGGGCACGCGTGGCTTCAGCGACAACTTTCCCGCGGTTGTGGTTCTGATAGGCAGGCAGCGGGCATACGCCAACCACCGAGATCGCCACATCATCTACATCGACGGCTCGCTGGCAGCGATGTCATTCATCTACGCGCTCGAAACCATGGGTTTGAGCTCATGTGCCATCAACTGGCCCGACATGGAGCCCCAGGAGTCTGCAATGGCGAAGTTGCTTGGTCTTGAGCCCGATGAGCGAGTCATCATGCTCATCGCCGTAGGGTACGCGGACCCGGAAGGCCTCATTCCGTACTCGCAAAAACTCGCTCTGGATCGGGTTCGGAGCTACAACCGTGCGGGCTGA